A stretch of Brassica napus cultivar Da-Ae chromosome C6, Da-Ae, whole genome shotgun sequence DNA encodes these proteins:
- the LOC106402956 gene encoding ranBP2-type zinc finger protein At1g67325 isoform X5, giving the protein MSQVDNRNSSAAKRARTDGGRREDDWTCPSCGNVNFSFRTTCNMRNCTQSRPADHNGKSAPRPMQPQQSFSSPGRYLGSGAPSPVLMGGSPYGSSLFNGSFMPPYDVPFSGGSPYHFNYNSRFPPAGPHYRPFHMSGPPSPYHGRSMMGSGMYGIPPPPMDRYGFGMAMSPAAAAAMMPRPGGYFADEKSQKRDSSRENDWACPNCGNVNFSFRTMCNMRKCNTPRPVPQCGSSDKTSNQKAPEGSWKCDSCGNINYPFRSKCNRQNCGADKPGDQSNESPSNAPQDNDQ; this is encoded by the exons ATGTCTCAG GTAGACAACAGAAACTCGTCAGCTGCTAAGCGTGCTAGAACTGACG GGGGACGCAGAGAAGATGATTGGACCTGTCCTAGCTGTGGCAATGTCAATTTTTCATTCAGGACTACTTGCAATATGCGTAATTGCACTCAGTCTAGACCTGCTGATCACAATGGA AAGTCTGCTCCCAGACCTATGCAACCACAGCAAAGCTTCTCATCACCCGGGAGATATTTAGGATCCGGAGCTCCCTCTCCAGTACTTATGGGCGGCTCTCCATATGGATCCTCTCTCTTTAACGGGTCGTTTATGCCTCCTTACGACGTTCCCTTCTCTGGGGGCTCGCCTTATCATTTTAACTATAATAGCCGATTTCCTCCTGCTGGGCCTCATTACAGACCGTTCCATATGTCTGGCCCACCTTCGCCGTACCATGGTCGGTCTATGATGGGGAGTGGTATGTATGGAATACCTCCACCACCTATGGACAGGTATGGCTTTGGGATGGCTATGAGTCCTGCTGCTGCCGCCGCTATg ATGCCAAGACCAGGAGGGTACTTTGCAGATGAAAAATCACAAAAGAGAG ATTCATCTCGTGAGAATGATTGGGCATGTCCGAACTGTGGTAATGTAAACTTCTCGTTTAGAACTATGTGTAACATGAGAAAGTGCAACACTCCAAGGCCTGTGCCCCAG TGTGGAAGCTCAGACAAAACCTCCA ATCAAAAGGCACCGGAAGGGAGCTGGAAGTGTGACAGCTGTGGGAACATAAACTATCCGTTCAGGAGCAAATGCAACAGGCAAAACTGTGGAGCTGATAAACCAGGGGACCAGTCGAACGAATCTCCTTCCAATGCACCACAAGATAACGATCAG TGA
- the LOC106402956 gene encoding ranBP2-type zinc finger protein At1g67325 isoform X1: MSQVDNRNSSAAKRARTDGGRREDDWTCPSCGNVNFSFRTTCNMRNCTQSRPADHNGKSAPRPMQPQQSFSSPGRYLGSGAPSPVLMGGSPYGSSLFNGSFMPPYDVPFSGGSPYHFNYNSRFPPAGPHYRPFHMSGPPSPYHGRSMMGSGMYGIPPPPMDRYGFGMAMSPAAAAAMMPRPGGYFADEKSQKRDSSRENDWACPNCGNVNFSFRTMCNMRKCNTPRPVPQQCGSSDKTSNQKAPEGSWKCDSCGNINYPFRSKCNRQNCGADKPGDQSNESPSNAPQDNDQVCHAMYLCGHIYMLINCLPQKLAYVTACLDFLSYSFMKIYAIFLRSLTMLYILDTQFREEGCLKVSERCVF; the protein is encoded by the exons ATGTCTCAG GTAGACAACAGAAACTCGTCAGCTGCTAAGCGTGCTAGAACTGACG GGGGACGCAGAGAAGATGATTGGACCTGTCCTAGCTGTGGCAATGTCAATTTTTCATTCAGGACTACTTGCAATATGCGTAATTGCACTCAGTCTAGACCTGCTGATCACAATGGA AAGTCTGCTCCCAGACCTATGCAACCACAGCAAAGCTTCTCATCACCCGGGAGATATTTAGGATCCGGAGCTCCCTCTCCAGTACTTATGGGCGGCTCTCCATATGGATCCTCTCTCTTTAACGGGTCGTTTATGCCTCCTTACGACGTTCCCTTCTCTGGGGGCTCGCCTTATCATTTTAACTATAATAGCCGATTTCCTCCTGCTGGGCCTCATTACAGACCGTTCCATATGTCTGGCCCACCTTCGCCGTACCATGGTCGGTCTATGATGGGGAGTGGTATGTATGGAATACCTCCACCACCTATGGACAGGTATGGCTTTGGGATGGCTATGAGTCCTGCTGCTGCCGCCGCTATg ATGCCAAGACCAGGAGGGTACTTTGCAGATGAAAAATCACAAAAGAGAG ATTCATCTCGTGAGAATGATTGGGCATGTCCGAACTGTGGTAATGTAAACTTCTCGTTTAGAACTATGTGTAACATGAGAAAGTGCAACACTCCAAGGCCTGTGCCCCAG CAGTGTGGAAGCTCAGACAAAACCTCCA ATCAAAAGGCACCGGAAGGGAGCTGGAAGTGTGACAGCTGTGGGAACATAAACTATCCGTTCAGGAGCAAATGCAACAGGCAAAACTGTGGAGCTGATAAACCAGGGGACCAGTCGAACGAATCTCCTTCCAATGCACCACAAGATAACGATCAGGTGTGTCATGCGATGTATTTGTGCGGTCACATTTACATGTTAATAAACTGTTTGCCTCAAAAACTTGCATATGTAACAGCCTGTCTAGATTTCTTGTCTTATTCGTTTATGAAAATTTATGCAATCTTTCTTAGATCTCTGactatgttatatattttggatacccaattTAGAGAGGAAGGATGTCTAAAGGTCTCTGAACGgtgtgtgttttaa
- the LOC106402956 gene encoding ranBP2-type zinc finger protein At1g67325 isoform X4, which produces MSQVDNRNSSAAKRARTDGGRREDDWTCPSCGNVNFSFRTTCNMRNCTQSRPADHNGKSAPRPMQPQQSFSSPGRYLGSGAPSPVLMGGSPYGSSLFNGSFMPPYDVPFSGGSPYHFNYNSRFPPAGPHYRPFHMSGPPSPYHGRSMMGSGMYGIPPPPMDRYGFGMAMSPAAAAAMMPRPGGYFADEKSQKRDSSRENDWACPNCGNVNFSFRTMCNMRKCNTPRPVPQQCGSSDKTSNQKAPEGSWKCDSCGNINYPFRSKCNRQNCGADKPGDQSNESPSNAPQDNDQ; this is translated from the exons ATGTCTCAG GTAGACAACAGAAACTCGTCAGCTGCTAAGCGTGCTAGAACTGACG GGGGACGCAGAGAAGATGATTGGACCTGTCCTAGCTGTGGCAATGTCAATTTTTCATTCAGGACTACTTGCAATATGCGTAATTGCACTCAGTCTAGACCTGCTGATCACAATGGA AAGTCTGCTCCCAGACCTATGCAACCACAGCAAAGCTTCTCATCACCCGGGAGATATTTAGGATCCGGAGCTCCCTCTCCAGTACTTATGGGCGGCTCTCCATATGGATCCTCTCTCTTTAACGGGTCGTTTATGCCTCCTTACGACGTTCCCTTCTCTGGGGGCTCGCCTTATCATTTTAACTATAATAGCCGATTTCCTCCTGCTGGGCCTCATTACAGACCGTTCCATATGTCTGGCCCACCTTCGCCGTACCATGGTCGGTCTATGATGGGGAGTGGTATGTATGGAATACCTCCACCACCTATGGACAGGTATGGCTTTGGGATGGCTATGAGTCCTGCTGCTGCCGCCGCTATg ATGCCAAGACCAGGAGGGTACTTTGCAGATGAAAAATCACAAAAGAGAG ATTCATCTCGTGAGAATGATTGGGCATGTCCGAACTGTGGTAATGTAAACTTCTCGTTTAGAACTATGTGTAACATGAGAAAGTGCAACACTCCAAGGCCTGTGCCCCAG CAGTGTGGAAGCTCAGACAAAACCTCCA ATCAAAAGGCACCGGAAGGGAGCTGGAAGTGTGACAGCTGTGGGAACATAAACTATCCGTTCAGGAGCAAATGCAACAGGCAAAACTGTGGAGCTGATAAACCAGGGGACCAGTCGAACGAATCTCCTTCCAATGCACCACAAGATAACGATCAG TGA
- the LOC106402956 gene encoding ranBP2-type zinc finger protein At1g67325 isoform X2, which yields MSQVDNRNSSAAKRARTDGGRREDDWTCPSCGNVNFSFRTTCNMRNCTQSRPADHNGKSAPRPMQPQQSFSSPGRYLGSGAPSPVLMGGSPYGSSLFNGSFMPPYDVPFSGGSPYHFNYNSRFPPAGPHYRPFHMSGPPSPYHGRSMMGSGMYGIPPPPMDRYGFGMAMSPAAAAAMMPRPGGYFADEKSQKRDSSRENDWACPNCGNVNFSFRTMCNMRKCNTPRPVPQCGSSDKTSNQKAPEGSWKCDSCGNINYPFRSKCNRQNCGADKPGDQSNESPSNAPQDNDQVCHAMYLCGHIYMLINCLPQKLAYVTACLDFLSYSFMKIYAIFLRSLTMLYILDTQFREEGCLKVSERCVF from the exons ATGTCTCAG GTAGACAACAGAAACTCGTCAGCTGCTAAGCGTGCTAGAACTGACG GGGGACGCAGAGAAGATGATTGGACCTGTCCTAGCTGTGGCAATGTCAATTTTTCATTCAGGACTACTTGCAATATGCGTAATTGCACTCAGTCTAGACCTGCTGATCACAATGGA AAGTCTGCTCCCAGACCTATGCAACCACAGCAAAGCTTCTCATCACCCGGGAGATATTTAGGATCCGGAGCTCCCTCTCCAGTACTTATGGGCGGCTCTCCATATGGATCCTCTCTCTTTAACGGGTCGTTTATGCCTCCTTACGACGTTCCCTTCTCTGGGGGCTCGCCTTATCATTTTAACTATAATAGCCGATTTCCTCCTGCTGGGCCTCATTACAGACCGTTCCATATGTCTGGCCCACCTTCGCCGTACCATGGTCGGTCTATGATGGGGAGTGGTATGTATGGAATACCTCCACCACCTATGGACAGGTATGGCTTTGGGATGGCTATGAGTCCTGCTGCTGCCGCCGCTATg ATGCCAAGACCAGGAGGGTACTTTGCAGATGAAAAATCACAAAAGAGAG ATTCATCTCGTGAGAATGATTGGGCATGTCCGAACTGTGGTAATGTAAACTTCTCGTTTAGAACTATGTGTAACATGAGAAAGTGCAACACTCCAAGGCCTGTGCCCCAG TGTGGAAGCTCAGACAAAACCTCCA ATCAAAAGGCACCGGAAGGGAGCTGGAAGTGTGACAGCTGTGGGAACATAAACTATCCGTTCAGGAGCAAATGCAACAGGCAAAACTGTGGAGCTGATAAACCAGGGGACCAGTCGAACGAATCTCCTTCCAATGCACCACAAGATAACGATCAGGTGTGTCATGCGATGTATTTGTGCGGTCACATTTACATGTTAATAAACTGTTTGCCTCAAAAACTTGCATATGTAACAGCCTGTCTAGATTTCTTGTCTTATTCGTTTATGAAAATTTATGCAATCTTTCTTAGATCTCTGactatgttatatattttggatacccaattTAGAGAGGAAGGATGTCTAAAGGTCTCTGAACGgtgtgtgttttaa
- the LOC106402956 gene encoding ranBP2-type zinc finger protein At1g67325 isoform X3 — MSQVDNRNSSAAKRARTDGGRREDDWTCPSCGNVNFSFRTTCNMRNCTQSRPADHNGKSAPRPMQPQQSFSSPGRYLGSGAPSPVLMGGSPYGSSLFNGSFMPPYDVPFSGGSPYHFNYNSRFPPAGPHYRPFHMSGPPSPYHGRSMMGSGMYGIPPPPMDRYGFGMAMSPAAAAAMMPRPGGYFADEKSQKRDSSRENDWACPNCGNVNFSFRTMCNMRKCNTPRPVPQLQQCGSSDKTSNQKAPEGSWKCDSCGNINYPFRSKCNRQNCGADKPGDQSNESPSNAPQDNDQ, encoded by the exons ATGTCTCAG GTAGACAACAGAAACTCGTCAGCTGCTAAGCGTGCTAGAACTGACG GGGGACGCAGAGAAGATGATTGGACCTGTCCTAGCTGTGGCAATGTCAATTTTTCATTCAGGACTACTTGCAATATGCGTAATTGCACTCAGTCTAGACCTGCTGATCACAATGGA AAGTCTGCTCCCAGACCTATGCAACCACAGCAAAGCTTCTCATCACCCGGGAGATATTTAGGATCCGGAGCTCCCTCTCCAGTACTTATGGGCGGCTCTCCATATGGATCCTCTCTCTTTAACGGGTCGTTTATGCCTCCTTACGACGTTCCCTTCTCTGGGGGCTCGCCTTATCATTTTAACTATAATAGCCGATTTCCTCCTGCTGGGCCTCATTACAGACCGTTCCATATGTCTGGCCCACCTTCGCCGTACCATGGTCGGTCTATGATGGGGAGTGGTATGTATGGAATACCTCCACCACCTATGGACAGGTATGGCTTTGGGATGGCTATGAGTCCTGCTGCTGCCGCCGCTATg ATGCCAAGACCAGGAGGGTACTTTGCAGATGAAAAATCACAAAAGAGAG ATTCATCTCGTGAGAATGATTGGGCATGTCCGAACTGTGGTAATGTAAACTTCTCGTTTAGAACTATGTGTAACATGAGAAAGTGCAACACTCCAAGGCCTGTGCCCCAG TTGCAGCAGTGTGGAAGCTCAGACAAAACCTCCA ATCAAAAGGCACCGGAAGGGAGCTGGAAGTGTGACAGCTGTGGGAACATAAACTATCCGTTCAGGAGCAAATGCAACAGGCAAAACTGTGGAGCTGATAAACCAGGGGACCAGTCGAACGAATCTCCTTCCAATGCACCACAAGATAACGATCAG TGA